A single genomic interval of Peromyscus leucopus breed LL Stock chromosome 7, UCI_PerLeu_2.1, whole genome shotgun sequence harbors:
- the LOC114705177 gene encoding neutrophilic granule protein-like, protein MARLWKTCVLVVALALVACEAQRPPTYEDIVKQAIEAFNNGRPGKPLFRLVDVTVPSGQNPTSKFPLKFRISETDCISVPERQPQNCNFLENGEDRNCTGQFIRRRLSTSLTLSCDRDCSREGAQVNGFPDDPVADVSEEDQPKDLPPNIRNIYDNAKYDIINNILHNF, encoded by the exons ATGGCAAGGCTGTGGAAGACATGTGTATTGGTGGTGGCCTTGGCTCTGGTAGCCTGTGAAGCCCAGCGTCCACCGACATATGAGGATATTGTCAAGCAGGCCATAGAGGCATTTAACAATGGGCGTCCAGGGAAGCCCCTCTTCCGCCTGGTAGATGTCACCGTGCCATCTGGTCAG AATCCCACTAGCAAATTCCCACTCAAGTTCAGGATTAGCGAGACCGACTGCATCTCCGTCCCGGAAAGACAGCCTCAAAACTGCAACTTCCTGGAAAATGGG GAGGATCGAAACTGCACAGGTCAATTCATCAGAAGACGGCTCTCAACCTCCTTGACCTTGAGCTGTGACAGGGATTGCAGTAGAGAG GGTGCCCAGGTAAACGGTTTTCCTGATGACCCTGTGGCAGATGTCTCTGAGGAGGACCAGCCCAAAGATCTTCCCCCTAACATCAGGAACATTTATGACAATGCCAAGTATGACATCATCAACAACATTCTTCATAATTTCTAG